Proteins encoded together in one Candidatus Neptunochlamydia vexilliferae window:
- a CDS encoding YqgE/AlgH family protein, giving the protein MSNIPYSELKKGTFLIASPDIGSGIFYRSVVLLCDHSPVGSFGLIVNKPLEIDLEEGFFGLSEEHAEYVKMRAGGPNQPNQIMLLQSAGHDAETSLEICSGVYLNGDSDMMQEEELPHTLLCFGYGGWASGVLEREFLNGAWFLCPASSHHLFETAPEYLWQTLLREMGGKYKTLSLMPKDLDLN; this is encoded by the coding sequence ATGAGCAATATTCCCTATTCAGAGCTTAAGAAAGGAACCTTTCTTATCGCCAGTCCCGATATTGGGAGTGGGATCTTTTACCGGAGCGTTGTTCTTCTTTGTGACCATAGCCCGGTTGGGTCCTTTGGGCTGATTGTCAATAAGCCCCTTGAGATTGACCTCGAAGAGGGTTTTTTTGGCCTGAGCGAAGAGCATGCGGAATATGTGAAGATGCGGGCAGGCGGCCCCAACCAACCCAATCAGATCATGCTCCTTCAAAGCGCTGGCCATGATGCCGAAACCAGTTTGGAGATCTGCTCGGGAGTCTACCTCAATGGAGACTCTGACATGATGCAAGAAGAAGAACTTCCCCACACCCTCCTTTGCTTTGGCTATGGGGGATGGGCCTCTGGCGTTTTAGAGCGGGAATTTCTTAATGGCGCCTGGTTCCTCTGCCCCGCTTCAAGCCATCACCTTTTCGAAACAGCGCCCGAATACCTCTGGCAAACCCTTTTAAGAGAAATGGGTGGAAAGTATAAGACCCTTTCTCTGATGCCCAAAGATCTTGATCTCAATTAG